In the genome of Epinephelus fuscoguttatus linkage group LG4, E.fuscoguttatus.final_Chr_v1, the window GTCAGAAAAAAGCTGGTTGCATGAGTGCACAGATGACCACAGAGGTGCCATTGGTATGTATATCTGAATATGCTTGATACCAGCATTGTAGATGGATACACATGTGCCACCTGTGCACTCTGAACTGACTTTTATCCTGCCCAATTGGTCTGATCACATCTTTAGAAACGTGTCCAATTTTGAGCTGTGTGTAAAAGATGACAGCTGTGTTGGAGTTGTGTTCACATTTTGCAACACAAGTGTATCACAGAGTGAAATATGTTTAGTGACTGAGAATGTGTTTAAGGTTTAGCAGAAATAAGCCGCTGAGTTTTGCAAATTGAGTCTGAGTACCTGAAAAGTTTTTAAGGTTTGGCCAAAAGAGTGTGCGATTTGAAAAATGAGCTTAGGCGACTGAGACTTTGGTTCAGAGGATGGGGTTTAGTGTTTTAGCAATTGTGAAACATCATCATTTACTAGTTTGATATATAGCCTATGTTGAATCATTAATATGGATCTCCAAAGTAACTAAagcagctgtcagataaatgtagtggaggaaACAGATAGAGAAATAAGCTATAAACCAagataaaatggaaatactatTAGACACTTCAAAACAAGACTAcgtagttacattccaccactgttaaTACAGCTGTAATTAGGCAATGTAAACAATATTCAGTAGTAATACAttatgcatatttatttttaacattttttttgtttgtattgaaAGGATAATAAACAGGAAAATGCTCTTTAAAGATGGTGTGGGTGGCTCTTAGAAGAGCCTTTTTGTGAGTAGTTTGTTGATGAGACTGATGACAGCTCACTTCTTCTTAGCTGCTGCTTTCTTGACTTTGGGCTTGGCTGCCTTCTTTGCAGGGGCTTTCTTGGCTGCAGGGGCCTTTTTGGCCACCTTCTTGGGGCTCTTGGTGGGCTTTTTCGGGCTCTTTGCAGCCTTCTTGGGGCTCTTGGCTGCTTTTTTGATCGCTGCGGGTTTCTTGGCCTTCTTGGGAGACTTCTTAGCGGCTGCTGGCTTCTTGGCTGCCGCTGTCTTGGGCTTTTTGGCCGCTGCGGGTTTCTTGGCTTTAGGAGCGGCTTTCTTGGCCGGCTTCCTGACCTTCTTCGGTTCGGCAGCCTTCTTGCTCATCTTGAAGGAGCCGGAGGCCCCGGTCCCTTTGGTCTGGACCAGAGAGCCCTTAGCCACCAGAGCCTTGATGGCAATGTTGACGCGGGACTTGTTCTTGTCCACATCGTAGCCTCCGGCAGCCAGAGCCTTCTTGAGGGCAGCCGCAGACACGCCGCTCCGCTCCTTGGATGCGGCCACAGTTTTCAGGATGAGCTCGCTGACGCTGGGCCCGGCTTTCCTCGGTTTAGTAACCTTCTTCTTGGTGGCTTTGGCCGGCGCGGCGGCTGGAGCTGGAGCTTCTTCTGCCataatgttgctgttgctcAGTGTCACTCGAGAGTCTGACTGGACTGTTGAAAACTCCGAGCAGGAGGctgcacataaacacagcatGAGAACCGTGGAGACTCAACCCAGCCCGTGGCTCCtctgtgcagtgtgaaagctGGAGCACTTGTGTTTTCTCTTGACTGACAAAAGGTGAAAAACTAAATGTGGGACAAGTGCTGAAGGCTGACAGTGAAGGGAGCCGATAGCGGACTTGTGTCTCTTCATATTCAAGTCATGTAGAGCTCTGATGCTCTCTGCATTTTGTCTGTGGAGCCTCCAAACCTCACCTGTTCACCGCCGTGGTCAGCACTGCTCAGTTGCATTTCCCACTCATTTCTCTcctaaaatgacttcaaatgCATCACAGCTCCATCAAAGCCGTTTTCCAGCAGCCCACATGTTTGTTCAGGGACTCAGTGTAAAAACAACCGTCTGCTGTCGATGACTTTGGAATAAACTGAAGTTGTTCTGGTCGCAGCAAACACACTGATGATGGCCGCCTTTTAGTCCGACTTGTATCAGAGCTGCTGTGACTGTGAgcatgtcattattattattactacattTTAATGGACTCATTTCCAAACAGGCTGTGTAACAGAACAGAAATGTGTTtaataatagaaataaatgaatacctTTTGGTAGCAGAAATGCCTCCTGTCTGTGTGCACAAGCACCCTGGACAGCTTCTTCATACAGAGGGccatgtactgtgtgtgtgattatatGTCAAATACATGCTCTCATCCCCATTCCTCTTTGTCCACTTGTGGTGCAGTGTTTGCAGTCAGACACATTTTGGGTTTGAATTGTTGCAGTCTGAGCTGGTTGATTCACTGtaactggaaaaacaaaattcaacatgttgtgtgcattttatttatcataCTGAGGCGAAGAAGTAtctgtattttgattttaatacACTAATGTTACACATACAATGTGTCAGTGTCTGTGGACCATTACAAACATCTATATCACAAATGACCCTGTGACACATTGAGATATCCAGAGTGACCAAAATCAGtgcaataaacaaaacattctGCAGTGTGTTATAGGTCAGGTGTAACCCCAGACTCATCAATGACATCAATGACACAATTAGTTAaagataacaacaacaacaacaacaacaacaataataataataataataatgataatgatgatgataacaaACTTACTTTTTCTGTAGGCTAGAAGTGATACAACAGCCTCAAGATGGTGAAAATACAGTCTAAATACCTCCAAACTCTGAATGTGTAATAAATGGATTTCAGGTCGTCTTTTCTTGTTTACAGGGACAGAATTTGTTTATTAATGAGGCAACATCCAAAATGTTTACCAGCTTCATACTAACTGTAGCAGATTTTAAAGTACACATGTTGAGTGAAATACTCTATAAATATTTTAGAGTTAAATAAGATGAGCTCAGATTTTAACCATGTGTTGAAGTGCATCATGTGTGACGTACTGCAAACTGACTAATTTTCATAGTGCAGCCATAAAGACAAACCTTCAGGGAGGAACCTTTGACAGaacacagtgtctgtcaggtcgACCTGTTGTTATTTCAGTCCACCTGAATCAGTGTGCATGGTATTTCCTCCTTCATCTCACTGCCAAACAGAGTTTCTATCAGGAGGCTCCTCTCTGTTAAATCTTCTCCTCTAAAACAATCTTTAGATTTTGAACAGGCAGGATCTCAGATTGAGATATTAAGTtgtttttaaagacaaaaaaataaataaaaataaaataacaaaacagcCTACCATTAAACCTCTCCATGCACCAAgtgttattttttgtatttttcttggcCTATTTGGATTGTGATTTTTCTATATAATATTTATGATCTTGACTTTTGCAGAACTTCGTTGTTATTTCCACTTATTGCATGCACCAGTCTTTTCAGAAGTAATTATGTATCATTTTGATAGCATTTCCTTTATACTTGTTGAGGTGACACATAGGTGACACGTAGTTGAGATAGAACAACATTGTAACAGTGTCAGTTACATTGTAACTTAAATTATAAGGGTGACACTATTTGATTATAAGGTCAGCTCTCTAGATGAGTAAGTGGGTGGCTTTGATTAGATACAAgctccagaaaaaaaatgtatccactcaGAGGATTTGGAGGAAAAATAGCAAAATTTTCCAAAAGCTCGGTATTCTGTTTCTTTCCTAACCAGCTGGGTGATGTAAATGGAGCCTTGAATTCTATGAGAAAAGGTAAAAATTTAGGGGGTGACTTTGATCATCTCCGCTTATGAATAAAAAGTTTAGCATTTCGAGTAACAATATTAATTAGATATTGAAGAATACTTTTATCTGGATCATCATAATAACAAATGATATCCCTGAGGTTAAAGGAGTAACTGAATTATTTTTCAAAACCAGAGATTCCACATCGCTCCAAAATCTTTGGGATATTTTacattgaacaaaaaaaaaaaaacaacaaaaaaaaaaaaacacacacattctatATCAGAATATGCAACTGTACAGTTAATGTGAGTGTTGAAGTCaactgcattactttttggcTGTTGTATGAGTTTCCATCACTTAAATCTTCTATCAACTAAGTTGCAGCAGACAAAATATATACTAAACTTAAATTTATCTGAATCTCTTATACCTGACAACCACCAATAACATAATGGAGATAGATAACACATGATGCTTATTTTACAGCTCGATTTTCTATGTTGTTTGAATATTGTTTTAGTCGCAAACACCTGGTCAGTAATGCACAATATTAATTTATGGAAAGTCTTCAGATAAAAtgggtggctcttaaaagagccgttGGTTTAAtcgcagaggcagcaggacTGTTTACTTGGAGCTGGTGTACTTGGTGACGGCCTTGGTGCCCTCAGACACTGCGTGCTTGGCCAGCTCACCGGGCAGCAGCAGGCGGACGGCGGTCTGGATCTCCCTGGAAGTGATGGTGGAGCGCTTGTTGTAGTGAGCCAGACGGGAGGCCTCACCGGCGATGCGCTCAAAGATGTCGCTCACAAACGAGTTCATGATGCCCATGGCCTTGGACGAGATGCCGGTGTCGGGGTGGACCTGCTTCAGCACCTTGTACACGTAGATGGCGTAGCTCTCTTTCctggtcctcctcctctttttgccGCTCTTGCTGACGCTCTTTGACACGGCTTTCTTTGAGCCCTTCTTGGGCGCTTTCACGGTGGTTTCAGGCATGATCAGTATGGTACGTTACTTCCTAAACGTATGACGTGCAACGCTCCAGAATGGTCAATTTGTATCCACCTGATGCAAATAAGACTGTGCTGTCGCTCGCACAGGATTGGTCAGCTTCTGAGGCGGGGGAACAATACAGTGGGTGGGTGAGGGGAGAAAGAAAATCCTGTTACGGAGAAAAATCTaacaaacacatcaaaattaaacacCCATCCTAGTTTTTCATGTGAAGATCAGAATATTTCAGGGTTTTGTTGAATCATCTAATGAAGTTCAGCCCTCATTATCCACCTCTCCCaaatcacacacaacacaatctGTTTTCTTCCTGAGTACACTTTGATTAACCAACTGATAACATCTCACTGTTTCTTTATAATTTTGCCACAGAGGCTCAGTTTTAGACTTGGTTAATAACTCTATGGTTAATAACTAGATGTAGTTTACATTTATACATCAGAAACTGCTGGTGGTTGTCAGGTATGATAGATACAGACGACTTTGTTAAATTTAGCATATATTTAGTCTACTATAACTTAGTTGCATCAGCCAAAAAGATCatctacaaaataatacaatTGACTTCAGGATATGACTCAGATTAACTGTACAGTTGCATAGTCTGATAAGTATTAGTATAGAAAGTATttctctgctttgttttttcttcgaTGTGAAATATCCATTTTTGGAGCGATCTGGAATCTCACCTCGTTGACCTTGGACAAACCTTCAGGGAGGAACCTTTGACAGAACACGGTGTCTGTCAGGTCGACCTGTTGTTATTTCAGTCCAACTGAATCAGTGTGCATGATATTTCCTCCTTCATCTCACTGCCAAACACTGTTTCTGTCAGGAGGTTCCTCTCTGTTACACAAATCTTCTCCTCTAAAACTTTAGATTTTGGACAGGCAGGATCTCAGATTGGGATATTAAgttgtatttaaaaaacaaacaaaccctgcAATAAGCTACCAATGAACCTCtccatttgtttatttgggGAAGTCTGCtgtcatagtttttatttttttatagtaGCCTATCTTTTTCTAggcctattttttttaaaattccctCTTATTGTAAACACCAAGACAAATTTCTTCCAAGTAAAACCTTATTCTGACCTTATTCTGATGACAACCTTTATTACTTATGGGTCTCCCTACCTGAACAACACTTCTGGTATAAAGTTACACAGAAGGTCTCCTCGTTGTTCAGAGTTTCTACAAAAGCTCCGAAAACTCGCCAGTCAATAGACCATCCTCACTAACCATAAATCTGGACAAACCCTGGTCTTCTCAGAGATTgttgcaaaaaacacaaaagaaaaacaaaatatgaaaaaataaacaaacaaagcttTCTATTCCAATGTGATATGTGTCTATGTATCAAACTGTTGTTTTATTCTCAATAAGATTGCTTACTTTAAAAAGGGCTTCGTAGTTGAAATGGAAAGACATTACATGGTAATTCATTTGAGAGTGACAATATTTAATTACAAGAGGAATTCTGCTCTCTAGATGAGTAAGAGGGTGGCCCTTAAAAGGACCTTTGGTTTCCAGCAATGAACAGTCAATGATTTAACCTCCGAAGCCGTACAGAGTGCGACCCTGCCTCTTCAGAGCATACACCACATCCATGGCGGTCACAGTCTTCCTCTTGGCGTGCTCGGTGTAGGTGACGGCATCACGGATCACGTTCTCCAGGAACACCTTCAACACACCGCGGGTCTCCTCGTAGATCAGACCAGAGATACGCTTCACTCCACCACGGCGAGCCAGACGGCGGATGGCGGGTTTGGTGATTCCCTGGATGTTATCACGGAGAACTTTACGGTGACGCTTAGCGCCTCCTTTACCGAGTCCTTTTCCTCCCTTGCCGCGACCACTCATTCTATCAGAATTCAGGTTTGTTACTCTGCAAAACTGAATGTTCGCTCCTGTGAACATGGATATTTACATCCTTGCTGCGGACGTAGTTGAGCTCTGCTGGGcggagacattttttttctaataataGAAACTAGGACACTGATGAGCCCTTCACCTTCACAGTATAGGCGGGAAATTACTAATCTGTAAatcccattttgttttgtttttttaaatgtctaaatgtcatgttaaaaaaaatgagagaaacaACATATACAAAACATCAGGTAGTTAATAACAGcacatattaaaaatataaaaccaaaaatgtatGACATGAGTACAGAGTTTGTTCTTTTCAATGACTAACACCAGTAGTGAATAATAGGTCATGAGCTTGGTTGTATAGCTCAGGGCCTCTGCCCTTTTCTAGCCATGGTTGGTGTCTTAaattaaatgtggactgttaaatatcaggtctctaacATCTAAAgaagtgttagtaaacaaattaatatcagataatcttATTGATTTACACAGACTCACTGAAACCTTGCtgtagaggcaaaattcatgacctcctgtcctcagatagtacctatctgccctcaaacacagctgtaagacctaatatacagtacaggccaaaagtttggacacaccttctcattcaatgcgttttctttattttcgtgactatttacattgtagattctcactgaaggcatcaaaactatgaatgaacacatgtggagttatgtacttaacaaaaaaaggtgaaataactgaaaacatgttttatattctagtttcttcaaaatagccaccctttgctctgattactgctttgcacactcttggcattctctccatgagcttcaagaggtagtcacctgaaatggtttccacttcacaggtgtgccttatcagggttaattagtggaatttcttgctttatcaatggggttgggaccatcagttgtattgtgcagaagtcaggttaatacacagccgacagccctattggacaactgttaaaattcatattatggcaagaaccaatcagctaactaaagaaaaacaagtggccatcattactttaagaaatgaaggtcagtcagtccggaaaattgcaaaaactttaaatgtgtccccaagtggagtcgcaaaaaccatcaagcgctacaacgaaactggcacacatgaggaccgacccaggaaaggaagaccaagagtcacctctgcttctgaggataagttcatccgagtcaccagcctcagaaatcgcaagttaacagcagctcagatcagggaccagatgaatgccacacagagttctagcagcagacccatctctagaacaactgttaagaggagactgcgcgaatcaggccttcatggtcaaatagctgctaggaaaccactgctaaggagaggcaacaagcagaagagatttgtttgggccaagaaacacaaggaatggacattagaacccaatcgagatggtttggggtgagctggaccgcacagtgaaggcaaaggggccaacaagtgctaaacacctctgggaactccttcaagactgttggaaaaccatttcaggtgactacctcttgaagctcatggagagaatgccaagagtgtgcaaagcagtaatcagagcaaagggtggctattttgaagaaactagaatataaaacatgttttcagttatttcacctttttttgttaagtacataactccacatgtgttcattcatagttttgatgccttcagtgagaatctacaatgtaaatagtcatgaaaataaagaaaacgcattgaatgagaaggtgtgtccaaactttagattgcttctccccgatttctcttcaagaattgaccgcattgatttcttcatctaaatcatcagcatgtctcttagaccccatcccaactaggctacttaaggaagtcttacctttattTAACACTCACTTATTAGACATAATCagtatatccttattaacaggctatgtagtcttttaaggtagctgtaattaaacctctcctaaaaaagcccaccctggatccagaggtgttagccaactatagaccaatatctaatcttccttttctttcaaagatccttgagaaagtagtcacagaccagctgtgtgattttctccatgataataatttatttgaggaatttcagtcaggatttagagtgagACAGCACtcgttaaaattacaaatgaccttctgattgcttcagacaaaggactc includes:
- the LOC125886813 gene encoding histone H2B 1/2, giving the protein MPETTVKAPKKGSKKAVSKSVSKSGKKRRRTRKESYAIYVYKVLKQVHPDTGISSKAMGIMNSFVSDIFERIAGEASRLAHYNKRSTITSREIQTAVRLLLPGELAKHAVSEGTKAVTKYTSSK
- the LOC125886794 gene encoding histone H1-like, with amino-acid sequence MAEEAPAPAAAPAKATKKKVTKPRKAGPSVSELILKTVAASKERSGVSAAALKKALAAGGYDVDKNKSRVNIAIKALVAKGSLVQTKGTGASGSFKMSKKAAEPKKVRKPAKKAAPKAKKPAAAKKPKTAAAKKPAAAKKSPKKAKKPAAIKKAAKSPKKAAKSPKKPTKSPKKVAKKAPAAKKAPAKKAAKPKVKKAAAKKK